AATTATTTCCGCTTATCCGTCTTTGATGCAATTAAACAAAGGAAGTctgttttattcttttttttttccactttttaTTCCATTCTACCAAGTACATAGGGATTTTCTCAAAATTTATTAGAAAGGAATCTGGATTTCTTCCTTGCCATCTTCAATTAACATTAAAACTTACAAATTTCTTTTCATCGAATTCATTTTAAATCTTTGCACCAAAAAGTAAAGTTATCTTTGTCTTTCAAGTGTCTGAAAGATTATTCAAACTTTAGTTGTGGTTCTCGGTCCTCCAACTACATAGGATTCCCAACATGGTCCATTACTTGTTCAGTATTGGGCCGATGTGACGATGGTTTCATTTACACCGCaaattattgattttaattaacataaaagtACTAATGACCCTTAGCCTCAGTTCGATAGTTAAGGTGAGATACTTATTGATTTCGTACTGAGGAGGTCTTCGATTCAAGTTCTAAATGCAACAAAAATAAGGGGTTTCATGTTAGGCcagggtttttgttttcttgttcaACAACAGGTTTCCTTCAGATGCTCGGTGGGCTAATGGTCCGTATGTGATCTGTTAAAAAAAGTGATAATTAGTGATAATTGACTACATTGGTCCATCAACAAACGAAGAGTTagattttgaaaagatttggAACTATAGAAACCTTACTGGGAAAAGCCACGGGCCATTCTCCGTTGCCCAATTACACAATTGGAGCGAATATCTTCCTAGTGACCTTAAGATTTGGAAGATAGCCGGCACCGAAAAAGATAGTATTCAATTGCACAGTGCTTTAAAGAGGCGAGTAGCGGGTCTGAAAATTTCGAATGCTGATTAGGTCGATTTGTATTCATGGCATAATGTAACGCGTGTTCGGTATAGTTCATGGGAGGTCATTTTATTCGCATGTCTTTGGGATCTCCTTTATATATTTAGTAGTCGTTGTCATTTTAGTAGTCGCATGTCTTTAGGTTTCTTGTTTCAGAATTAGGTAGGATCGTGTACTCTTTTGTATCTGCTAGTTTCTTACTagcaattttaatatatataagggCATACGAAGTGGGAGAACGGGTTGGAGCAGCTTGGGCCCAAACCGCCGGTTTCACCAATCCATGTGTTAGCGGGCTGAGCTGGAAGGCCGGAAGAAGGTTTCACAAACCGGGCttcataaaattgaaaatgggAAGGAGCGTGCAAATTGGAACGTTGGGGTGGGGTATTTGGTCAAACAATATAGCCGTTTGAAgctttgattaaaaaaaaaaaatttcttcccTTTTTACCTTTATTTAACTAATTCTTCTTCCATTTCAAACACAACAACAATATATTCAACAAAAACACATACACTTTCACATAATAAAAATGTCTACTTCATCTTCATCCAACGAAATCATCCTCCCGCCTATGCTACCCGACTTATCAACGGGTagttcgtttttattttttaaagacgCGTTAGCGGCGGTGGAAGAGCTAGAAGACTCGGGTTCCTCTAATGACACCCGCGCATACATCGAGCGACATCGAGAAGAAACCCATGAAAAGTTAATGCGTGATTATTTAGCGGAACCGCCAAAATTCGGCGAACGCTTCTTTCATCATCGTTATCGCATGAGTAAACGgttgtttttaaagattgttGGTGACATTGAAGCTCAATACCCGTATTTTCAACAACATACGGACGCAAGGAATAGACAAGGTTTCTCGCCGATATAGAAATGCACGTCAGCAATCAAGCAACTCTCGACCGGTGAACCATCGGATAACTTCGATGAGTATTTATGCATGGCCGATCGCACGTCACGTGAATGTCTTATCAACTTTTGTGATGCGGTCATTAATATATATGGGCGCGAGTTTTTACATAGGCCGACGTCCCATGACATAGTTATGATCCAACAAGCGCATGAAGCGCGACATCATCTTCCCGGGATGCTTGGTAGTCTTGATTGTACGCATGTCAAATGGAGGTATTGTCCAAGGAGTTTGAAAGGGCAATACACACGTGGGGATCATAAAGTCCCTACGATCATGATTGAGGCTGCCGCTTCACAAGATTTATGGATATGGCATTCGCTTTTTGGTCCTCCCGGGTCAAATAACGATAATAACGTGTTGAATCAGTCGCCTTTGTATGACACGGTTCGAAATGGGACGACTCCAAACTCATCATTCATTGTTCTCGATCGCTATTACAAACGTGGCTATTTGCTAGCTGATGGGATTTATCCTAGGTGGTCTACGTTTGTTAAAGCTTATCCACACCTTGTCGatccaaaagaaaagaagttcaAGAGAGTACAAGAAGCGGCAAGAAAAGATATTGAAAGGGTTTTTGGTGTTCTTAAGGGAAAATGGAAGATTTTGGAGCACCCGATTCGTTTTTACGATTTAGACAAGATCGGCAAAGTCGTCGAAGCGTGTTGTatattgcacaacatgatcattaAGGACGACGGGAGGGTAACTTCACCGGTTCATATAATGGACCAACCGACACCGATAGTGTAGGATCCTAGCGTTTTACCGGAGTTGCATGACGAAAACGTCCATCATCGTCTCTAATATGATCTTACAGAGCATGTATCGGGTCTAGATTTGACATACCTCGATGACCCGGCTTTTCAACCAACACCGATTGAAAATTTAATTTAGTATGTTTTAGTATGTTGAAgtgtttttttagttgtttaaatgtagtattatgtttttattattaatatgttgtgttttaataataaaatgttatgtatttgatatatttaaaaaagaaaaaaaaagttgagagGGTTGAACATTTTATGGAATGCCACTAAAAAATGTTGGGAGGGTTGAGTGAGAGGGTTAAAAAGATAAAGTGAGGTGGATGGATATTATTGGTTAGATTTGAGAGGGTTGATAAAAATTTTTCAACCACTCCTAATACCCTAATATTTAATGAAATG
The Erigeron canadensis isolate Cc75 chromosome 2, C_canadensis_v1, whole genome shotgun sequence DNA segment above includes these coding regions:
- the LOC122587993 gene encoding protein ALP1-like, with amino-acid sequence MADRTSRECLINFCDAVINIYGREFLHRPTSHDIVMIQQAHEARHHLPGMLGSLDCTHVKWRYCPRSLKGQYTRGDHKVPTIMIEAAASQDLWIWHSLFGPPGSNNDNNVLNQSPLYDTVRNGTTPNSSFIVLDRYYKRGYLLADGIYPRWSTFVKAYPHLVDPKEKKFKRVQEAARKDIERVFGVLKGKWKILEHPIRFYDLDKIGKVVEACCILHNMIIKDDGRVTSPVHIMDQPTPIV